The following proteins come from a genomic window of Azotosporobacter soli:
- the xdhB gene encoding xanthine dehydrogenase subunit XdhB: protein MYDMKELYEAQSIQDAIRLRVEHPEAEILAGGTDVLVQMREGKRAGKELISIQTIDELRGVRFDAAGAIRIGSLTSFSHITRDPIIQQYINVLGEAVDTIGGPQIRNVGTIGGNTCNGVTSADSASTLHAWEAIVELAGPDGIRQLPIKEFYIKAGVVDIRPGEIQTALIIPRESYENTHGFYIKYAMRNAMDLATLGCSVNASLAADKKSFARVRIAYGVAGPVPMRTPSAEAAANGQPVTQATLEAFSRAVLNDINPRDSWRAAKDFRQHIAVEMAKRCLNEAVKRCGGEVL from the coding sequence ATGTATGATATGAAGGAGTTATATGAGGCGCAAAGCATCCAAGATGCGATCCGGCTTCGCGTCGAGCATCCGGAAGCCGAGATCCTCGCCGGCGGAACCGATGTCCTGGTGCAGATGCGAGAAGGTAAACGCGCCGGCAAGGAACTGATCTCCATCCAGACGATCGACGAGCTGCGCGGCGTGCGCTTCGATGCGGCGGGCGCGATCCGCATCGGCTCGCTGACGAGCTTTTCTCACATCACCCGCGACCCGATCATCCAACAGTACATCAATGTGTTGGGCGAAGCGGTTGATACGATCGGCGGCCCGCAAATTCGCAATGTCGGCACGATCGGCGGCAATACCTGTAACGGCGTGACTTCGGCAGACTCCGCGTCGACGCTGCATGCCTGGGAAGCGATTGTCGAACTTGCGGGCCCGGATGGCATTCGTCAGTTGCCGATCAAGGAGTTTTACATCAAGGCCGGCGTCGTCGACATCCGTCCCGGAGAAATACAGACCGCGCTGATCATCCCAAGAGAGAGTTACGAAAACACGCACGGCTTTTACATCAAGTACGCGATGCGCAACGCGATGGATCTGGCGACGCTTGGCTGTTCGGTTAACGCCAGCCTTGCGGCGGATAAGAAGAGCTTTGCGCGCGTGCGCATCGCATACGGCGTCGCCGGGCCTGTACCAATGCGTACGCCAAGCGCAGAAGCGGCGGCAAACGGTCAGCCGGTCACGCAGGCGACGCTCGAGGCGTTCAGCCGGGCCGTCCTGAACGATATCAACCCGCGCGACTCCTGGCGCGCGGCAAAGGATTTCCGTCAGCATATCGCGGTCGAAATGGCCAAACGCTGTCTGAATGAAGCGGTGAAGCGCTGTGGAGGTGAGGTCCTGTGA
- the xdhC gene encoding xanthine dehydrogenase subunit XdhC produces the protein MINQYRLVECNLNGKDVSCMVDARASLTDMLRNDYRMTSVKKGCEVGECGACNVLIDGECYNSCLYLAVWAKGKRIRTLEGLLGPGGELSDIQQAFIDETGVQCGFCTPGFIMTALEVLETGQEYDDDELRKRLSGHLCRCTGYENVLRAVKRTMYKRLGKALPPEFERAGEPLQAKQQGETCAQNGCR, from the coding sequence GTGATCAATCAGTATCGTCTTGTGGAATGCAACCTTAACGGAAAAGACGTCTCCTGCATGGTCGATGCGAGGGCTTCTTTGACCGATATGCTGCGCAACGACTACCGCATGACTTCGGTCAAGAAAGGCTGCGAGGTCGGTGAATGCGGCGCCTGCAATGTGCTGATCGACGGCGAATGTTATAATTCCTGCCTCTATCTGGCGGTTTGGGCGAAAGGCAAGCGCATCCGCACGCTGGAGGGCCTGCTCGGTCCGGGTGGAGAACTCAGCGATATCCAGCAGGCTTTCATTGATGAAACGGGCGTGCAGTGCGGTTTCTGCACGCCGGGCTTCATCATGACCGCGCTCGAAGTGCTTGAGACCGGGCAGGAGTATGACGATGACGAGCTGCGCAAACGATTGAGCGGCCATCTTTGTCGCTGCACCGGCTATGAGAATGTCCTGCGTGCGGTGAAAAGGACGATGTATAAGCGGCTCGGCAAAGCGCTGCCGCCGGAATTCGAAAGAGCGGGCGAGCCGCTGCAGGCTAAGCAGCAGGGCGAAACCTGCGCGCAAAACGGTTGCCGCTAA
- a CDS encoding NCS2 family permease, protein MEPPRTQEGILERIFKLKEKNTDVKTELIAGLTTFVALAYIIFVNPNILADAGIPKEAAIASTIWATATASLVMGAWANMPIAVAPGMGLNAFFAYYVVGVLHLHWTVALGAVFFSGILFLILTLGGIRQAIIKAVPMNLKCAIGVGIGLFIAFIGLKNAGIIVSDKATFVSVGHLTQAEPLLACIGIIFTAALMARGVKGAMLIGIMAVTALGMAFGAVPVPKGIGDILSFQLPSMSATFMQMDVRGAWEYGLFSIIFTFTIVELFDNMGTLMGLTRKAKLMDDKGEIENIDKALTTDAMGTIASAAFGTSTVTSYVESAAGIAEGGRTGLTAIVVAALFVVSLIFAPLIGIVPGFATAPALILVGALMMAEISSVSFVDFTDGLPAFLTIIMMPLTFSIANGFAFGFISYTFLKVLTGKGKDVSWIMWAVSIAFLVNFYMRLH, encoded by the coding sequence ATGGAACCGCCCAGAACGCAAGAGGGAATCCTGGAACGGATTTTTAAGCTGAAAGAAAAAAATACCGACGTAAAAACAGAGTTAATTGCTGGACTTACTACCTTCGTCGCACTCGCATACATTATTTTCGTCAATCCGAACATTCTGGCCGATGCCGGAATTCCAAAAGAAGCGGCGATCGCATCGACGATCTGGGCGACCGCGACCGCATCGCTGGTGATGGGGGCCTGGGCGAACATGCCGATCGCCGTTGCGCCGGGCATGGGACTCAATGCCTTTTTCGCCTACTATGTCGTAGGCGTGCTGCATCTGCACTGGACCGTCGCGCTCGGCGCCGTGTTCTTTTCCGGCATCCTGTTCCTGATCCTGACGCTCGGCGGAATCCGCCAGGCGATCATCAAGGCCGTACCGATGAATCTGAAATGCGCGATCGGCGTCGGCATCGGACTCTTCATCGCCTTTATCGGTCTTAAGAACGCAGGCATCATCGTTTCCGACAAAGCGACGTTCGTCAGCGTCGGCCACTTGACGCAGGCCGAACCGCTCTTAGCCTGTATCGGCATCATTTTTACCGCGGCGCTGATGGCGCGCGGCGTAAAAGGAGCGATGCTGATCGGCATCATGGCGGTGACCGCGCTCGGCATGGCCTTCGGCGCAGTACCGGTACCGAAAGGAATCGGCGATATCCTGAGCTTCCAACTGCCGAGCATGTCGGCGACGTTCATGCAGATGGACGTGCGCGGCGCATGGGAATACGGTTTGTTTTCGATCATTTTTACATTTACGATCGTGGAATTGTTTGATAATATGGGAACACTGATGGGCTTGACGCGCAAGGCCAAACTGATGGACGACAAGGGCGAGATTGAAAACATCGATAAAGCGCTCACCACCGATGCGATGGGTACGATTGCCAGTGCGGCTTTCGGCACATCGACGGTGACGTCCTATGTCGAAAGCGCCGCAGGCATCGCCGAAGGCGGGCGAACCGGTCTCACGGCGATCGTCGTCGCCGCTCTCTTCGTCGTCTCGCTGATCTTCGCACCGCTGATCGGCATCGTGCCGGGCTTTGCGACCGCACCCGCGCTGATTCTGGTCGGCGCTTTGATGATGGCCGAAATCAGCAGCGTCAGTTTCGTCGATTTCACGGACGGCCTGCCGGCTTTCCTGACGATCATCATGATGCCGCTGACGTTCAGCATCGCGAACGGCTTCGCTTTCGGCTTCATCAGCTACACGTTTTTGAAAGTGTTAACCGGTAAAGGAAAAGATGTGAGCTGGATCATGTGGGCGGTCAGCATCGCATTTCTCGTTAATTTCTATATGCGGCTGCATTAA
- the ade gene encoding adenine deaminase: MQKPLQDLVAVAAGEKPADLVLKNAQVFHVFTGEFLPGDVAIQGGYIAGVGRYSGREEVDLKGRYLTPGFIDGHVHLESGLVSPTEFARLVVAAGTTTVIADPHEIANVVGERGIQFILDATEDLPLRVYVMLPSCVPASPLEQSGADLSAQELEPFLKHPRVIGLGEVMDFPGVLNQDEAVFAKLRMAGNRPIDGHAPGLEGYALTAYIAAGIGSDHECVTPEQALERLRQGMYLMLREGSAAKNLLQLLPVVTPKTAWRCMFVTDDRHPEDLVNLGHINHLVRLAVKEGLDVSLALQMASINAANCFGLRDVGAIAPGYRADLLAFSDLVSWQPERVWQNGVLAAENGQALQVNARVDERIVRDTMHLARVDKEQLRLPAQSPIARVIGLIPGQLVTEDLELPVKVVDGAFIAQPEKDIIKLAVWERHKGSGRVGVGLLRGLGLKRGAIASTVAHDSHNLVVAGVNDEDMLLAVRQAERMQGGLVAVADGLVLGSLPLPLAGLMADREVEWVQEELAILQTVARDLGIRPDYDPFMTLAFLSLPVIPELKLTDAGLVDVASAKIVPVSVLQSRTANSNGA; this comes from the coding sequence ATGCAAAAACCGTTGCAGGACTTGGTGGCTGTTGCGGCCGGAGAAAAACCGGCCGATCTGGTTCTCAAGAATGCCCAGGTCTTCCATGTCTTTACCGGTGAATTCCTGCCCGGGGACGTGGCCATCCAAGGCGGCTACATTGCCGGAGTGGGACGTTACAGCGGCAGGGAAGAGGTCGATCTGAAAGGGCGATATCTAACGCCCGGTTTTATCGATGGGCATGTCCATCTGGAAAGCGGGCTGGTCAGCCCAACCGAATTCGCCCGTCTGGTCGTGGCCGCCGGTACGACGACCGTCATCGCCGATCCGCATGAAATCGCCAATGTCGTCGGCGAACGCGGCATCCAGTTCATTCTTGACGCGACGGAAGATCTGCCGCTACGCGTCTATGTCATGCTGCCGTCCTGCGTGCCGGCAAGCCCGCTCGAACAGTCGGGCGCGGATCTTTCGGCGCAGGAACTGGAGCCGTTTCTAAAGCATCCCCGTGTCATCGGTCTGGGCGAAGTCATGGATTTTCCCGGCGTGCTCAACCAGGATGAAGCGGTTTTTGCAAAACTGCGCATGGCGGGAAACCGTCCGATCGATGGACATGCACCCGGTTTGGAAGGCTATGCCTTAACGGCCTATATTGCGGCAGGTATCGGCAGCGATCATGAATGCGTGACGCCTGAGCAGGCGCTTGAGCGTTTGCGCCAGGGCATGTATCTGATGCTGCGCGAAGGCTCGGCCGCGAAAAATCTTCTGCAGCTTCTGCCGGTTGTGACGCCTAAGACCGCCTGGCGCTGCATGTTCGTCACCGATGACCGTCATCCGGAAGATCTGGTGAACCTCGGACACATCAACCATCTGGTGCGGCTTGCGGTAAAAGAAGGGCTGGACGTCAGTCTGGCGCTGCAGATGGCGAGCATCAATGCGGCGAACTGCTTCGGCCTGCGCGATGTCGGCGCGATTGCGCCCGGTTACCGGGCCGATCTCCTGGCGTTTAGCGACCTTGTCTCTTGGCAGCCTGAAAGGGTCTGGCAAAACGGCGTCCTTGCCGCGGAAAACGGTCAGGCGCTGCAGGTCAACGCCCGCGTCGATGAGCGAATCGTACGCGACACGATGCATCTGGCCAGGGTCGATAAAGAGCAGCTGCGTCTGCCTGCCCAATCGCCGATCGCCAGGGTGATCGGCCTGATTCCTGGTCAGCTGGTCACGGAAGACCTGGAGCTGCCGGTAAAGGTCGTTGACGGCGCTTTTATCGCACAGCCGGAAAAGGATATCATCAAGCTGGCCGTATGGGAACGGCATAAAGGAAGCGGGCGGGTCGGCGTCGGCCTGCTGCGCGGTCTCGGCCTGAAACGCGGTGCGATTGCATCGACTGTTGCGCATGACAGTCACAATTTAGTGGTGGCTGGCGTGAATGACGAGGATATGCTGCTCGCCGTGAGACAGGCGGAACGGATGCAAGGCGGTCTGGTGGCCGTCGCCGACGGGTTGGTGCTCGGTTCCCTGCCGCTGCCGCTGGCGGGTTTGATGGCGGATCGCGAAGTGGAGTGGGTGCAGGAAGAGCTGGCGATTTTGCAGACGGTGGCGCGCGATCTGGGCATCCGGCCCGATTATGATCCATTCATGACGCTGGCGTTTCTTAGCTTGCCGGTCATACCGGAATTGAAACTGACCGATGCGGGGCTCGTCGATGTCGCAAGTGCGAAGATCGTTCCGGTATCCGTTTTGCAAAGCCGTACGGCAAACAGCAACGGCGCCTGA
- a CDS encoding nucleobase:cation symporter-2 family protein, translated as MGEKSCHPVDQMLPFGQLFIYGLQHVLAMYAGAVAVPLIVANALGLGKEQLIFLINADLFTCGIATLIQTLGFGNMGIRIPMIQGVTFAAVTPMIIIGQTNGLPAVYGSIIVAGLVTYLLAPYFSKLLRFFPPVVTGSIITIIGITLMPVAVMWAAGGNPKAPDFASMKYIAMAFTVMLIVLVMYRFFTGFISNIAVLMGLIIGTIIAIPFGMANFSQVSGAAWVGITTPFWFGYPTFDIASIVSMVLVMLVVMTETTGDSIAIGEIIDKPVTSNDLARCLRADGFSTVLGGILNSFPYTAFAQNVGLVGLTRVKSRFVVAAAGVILIVLGLVPKLAAVIAGIPSAVLGGAGIAMFGMVAASGIKTLSKIEFEGTNNIMVVGISIGIGMITLAQPNFYHDFPSWMQVILHSGITAGSIAAILLNAFLNGVKHDGAGGMTHAEKLHEEAAG; from the coding sequence ATGGGGGAAAAATCATGTCACCCGGTTGACCAAATGCTGCCGTTCGGACAGCTTTTCATCTATGGCTTGCAGCACGTTCTGGCGATGTATGCCGGCGCAGTTGCGGTTCCTTTGATTGTGGCCAATGCACTCGGTCTCGGTAAAGAGCAACTTATTTTTCTCATTAATGCGGACTTGTTTACCTGCGGTATCGCGACGCTGATCCAGACGCTCGGTTTCGGCAACATGGGGATTCGGATTCCGATGATTCAAGGGGTTACCTTTGCGGCGGTGACGCCGATGATCATTATCGGCCAGACCAACGGACTGCCGGCGGTATACGGCTCGATTATCGTCGCCGGTCTGGTGACGTATCTCCTCGCACCCTATTTCAGCAAGCTGCTGCGGTTTTTCCCGCCGGTCGTCACCGGCAGCATCATTACGATCATCGGCATCACGCTGATGCCGGTCGCGGTGATGTGGGCAGCGGGCGGCAACCCGAAGGCGCCTGACTTTGCCAGCATGAAATATATTGCGATGGCGTTCACGGTCATGCTGATCGTACTGGTCATGTACCGCTTTTTCACCGGGTTTATCAGCAACATTGCGGTACTGATGGGCTTGATCATCGGCACGATCATCGCGATTCCATTTGGCATGGCCAATTTTTCGCAGGTGAGCGGCGCGGCCTGGGTCGGCATCACGACGCCGTTCTGGTTCGGCTATCCGACTTTTGACATCGCTTCGATCGTATCGATGGTTCTCGTGATGTTGGTCGTCATGACGGAAACGACCGGCGACAGCATCGCGATCGGTGAGATCATCGACAAACCGGTGACGAGCAATGACCTGGCGCGTTGCCTGCGCGCCGACGGATTTTCGACCGTCCTGGGCGGGATACTGAACAGCTTTCCTTATACGGCCTTTGCGCAGAATGTCGGCCTGGTCGGCCTGACGCGCGTCAAAAGCCGCTTCGTCGTTGCGGCGGCGGGCGTCATCCTGATCGTTCTCGGTCTTGTGCCCAAGCTGGCCGCGGTTATCGCGGGCATTCCGAGCGCGGTGCTCGGCGGCGCTGGGATCGCGATGTTTGGCATGGTTGCCGCAAGCGGCATCAAGACGCTCTCCAAGATCGAATTCGAAGGCACGAATAATATCATGGTCGTCGGCATCAGCATCGGCATCGGCATGATCACGCTGGCGCAGCCGAACTTCTATCACGATTTCCCGAGCTGGATGCAGGTCATCCTGCACAGCGGCATCACGGCCGGCAGTATCGCGGCGATTTTGCTCAACGCCTTCCTAAACGGCGTGAAGCACGACGGCGCAGGCGGCATGACGCATGCGGAAAAACTTCATGAAGAAGCGGCCGGTTAA
- the hydA gene encoding dihydropyrimidinase, translating to MGIVLQGGTVVTAAECCRTDVRIEGETVAALGSDIRQSGDEVRDVTGCLLVPGGIDAHTHFDLPIGTMATADDFVSGSRAALSGGTTTFIDYATQFKGETLRQGMANWHKRAAKGCYVDYGFHMAITDWNEAVTAELPELVRKDGVTSYKMYMAYKGSLQVADDVLFQAMQALDRLGAILCVHCENGDLIVELARQELENGHCGPRYHPLSRPITVELEAVQRIIKIAETAKSPVFIVHLSSGAALEAVREAKARGQAVYAETCPQYLVLDEERYLLPGFESAKFVLSPPLRDKENQTMLWNGLKQGVLDTVATDHCSFNFVGQKELGRSDFSRIPNGIPGVEHRLALLYSYGVLAGRISLNDWVMRCAAQPAKLFGLYPKKGTIAPGSDADIVVWDPTATGMITAKTQQQRVDYTPYEGIKTQGAVRQVYLRGQLAFDEGTILAAPDRGQYLKRKPLMK from the coding sequence ATGGGGATCGTGTTGCAGGGCGGCACTGTGGTAACGGCTGCGGAATGTTGCCGGACGGATGTCCGAATCGAAGGCGAGACGGTTGCCGCGCTCGGCAGTGACATCCGGCAGTCGGGCGATGAAGTGCGCGATGTGACAGGCTGCCTGCTCGTGCCGGGCGGCATCGACGCACATACGCATTTTGACCTGCCGATTGGTACGATGGCGACCGCGGACGATTTTGTCAGCGGCAGCCGCGCCGCACTCAGCGGCGGGACGACAACCTTTATCGACTATGCGACGCAGTTCAAAGGCGAGACGCTGCGCCAGGGCATGGCGAACTGGCATAAACGGGCCGCCAAAGGTTGTTATGTAGATTATGGCTTTCATATGGCGATCACCGATTGGAATGAAGCGGTGACGGCTGAATTGCCGGAGTTGGTAAGAAAAGACGGCGTGACGTCATATAAGATGTATATGGCCTACAAAGGCAGTCTGCAGGTTGCGGATGACGTCCTGTTCCAGGCTATGCAGGCGCTCGATCGTCTGGGCGCGATCCTTTGCGTGCACTGCGAAAACGGAGATCTGATCGTCGAACTGGCCAGGCAGGAACTGGAGAACGGTCACTGCGGCCCGCGCTATCATCCTCTCAGTCGTCCGATCACGGTCGAACTGGAAGCGGTGCAGCGTATCATTAAAATAGCGGAAACGGCGAAGTCGCCGGTCTTTATCGTGCATCTCAGCAGCGGCGCGGCGCTCGAAGCGGTGCGCGAGGCCAAGGCGCGCGGTCAGGCGGTCTATGCGGAAACTTGCCCGCAGTACCTGGTGCTGGATGAAGAGCGATATCTCCTGCCGGGTTTTGAGAGCGCCAAGTTCGTATTGTCGCCGCCGCTGCGCGACAAGGAGAATCAGACGATGCTCTGGAACGGGCTGAAGCAAGGCGTGCTCGATACGGTGGCGACCGACCATTGCTCCTTCAACTTTGTAGGACAGAAAGAACTGGGGCGAAGTGACTTCAGTCGCATTCCGAATGGCATCCCCGGCGTCGAACACCGCCTGGCGCTTCTTTATAGCTATGGCGTGCTCGCTGGGCGCATCAGCCTGAACGACTGGGTGATGCGCTGCGCGGCGCAGCCCGCGAAGCTTTTCGGCCTCTATCCGAAGAAAGGAACGATTGCGCCGGGCAGCGATGCCGACATCGTGGTCTGGGATCCGACGGCAACAGGAATGATCACGGCAAAAACGCAACAGCAGCGCGTGGATTATACGCCGTATGAAGGAATAAAGACGCAAGGGGCGGTGCGCCAAGTCTATCTGCGCGGTCAACTGGCGTTTGACGAAGGCACTATTTTGGCTGCGCCGGATAGAGGGCAGTACCTGAAGCGTAAACCGCTGATGAAGTAA